Proteins encoded together in one Lutra lutra chromosome 4, mLutLut1.2, whole genome shotgun sequence window:
- the RFX5 gene encoding DNA-binding protein RFX5 isoform X2 — MAEDEPDAKSPKTGGRAPSGSTEAGEPTTLLQRLRGTISKAVQNKVEGILQDVQKFSDNDKLYLYLQLPSGPSTGDKSSEPSTLSNEEYMYAYRWIRNHLEEHTDTCLPKQSVYDAYRYCYSGIRRKTLVSMPPLPGLDLKSSDSPEMGPEVTPAPRDELVEAACALTCDWAERILKRSFSSIVEVARFLLQQHLISARSAHAHVLKAMGLTEDDEHAPRERSSKSKNGVESLEGGAPKKPERAAQPPRELEARVGAGTPARGERKKSVVESPAPAANNPQVNALVARLPLLLPRAPRSLLPPIRVSPPILAPKLSSGLKVATLPLPSRAGGPQAAMPIINMILPTVPALPGSGPGPGPGPGPGPGQALPGALAQPQGPENREAGIGGDLGPHDKGVKRTAEVPVSEAIGQDPPAKAAKLDREDTGSDAKRKRGRPRKKSGGSKERNSPPDKSAAAMDSALSPRLLQETWASGGESNSTGGSGRPGPVGEAEKGMALAQGQEEGAVARGGRGPSSRHAKEAEDKIPLATSKVSVIKGSRSQKEALHLLKGEVDTKMQGNNDLKGHRLQNSLFHEGKDPKATPP, encoded by the exons ATGGCAGAAGATGAACCCGATGCTAAGAGCCCCAAGACTGGGGGAAGGGCCCCCTCAGGTAGTACTGAGGCGGGAGAACCCACCACCCTTCTTCAGAGGCTCCGAGGTACCATTTC CAAGGCTGTGCAGAACAAAGTCGAGGGAATCCTG CAAGATGTACAGAAATTCTCAGACAACGACAAGCTGTATCTCTACCTTCAGCTCCCCTCAGGGCCTAGTACTGGAGACAAAAG CTCAGAGCCAAGTACACTCAGCAATGAGGAGTACATGTATGCCTACAGGTGGATCCGCAACCACCTAGAGGAGCATACTGACACCTGTTTGCCAAAGCAAAGTGTTTATGATGCCTATCG ATATTGCTACAGTGGCATACGAAGGAAGACCTTGGTTTCAATGCCACCCTTGCCTGGACTTGACCTGAAGAGCTCTGACAGT CCAGAAATGGGCCCAGAAGTAACCCCAGCACCTCGGGATGAGCTGGTGGAGGCAGCCTGCGCTCTGACCTGTGACTGGGCAGAACGGATCCTGAAACGGTCCTTCAGTTCCATCGTTGAGGTTGCCCGCTTCCTGCTGCAGCAGCATCTCATCTCTGCCCGATCCGCGCATGCCCACGTGCTCAAGGCCATGGGGCTCACTG AAGACGATGAACATGCCCCTCGGGAGCGGTCATCTAAATCCAAGAATGGTGTGGAGAGCCTAGAAGGTGGAGCCCCTAAGAAACCAGAGAGAGCAGCCCAG CCCCCTAGGGAGCTGGAAGCCCGGGTTGGGGCCGGCACCCCTGCACGCGGTGAGCGGAAGAAGAGTGTAGTGGAgagcccagccccagcagccaATAACCCACAGGTTAATGCGCTGGTGGCCCggcttcctctgctccttccccggGCCCCTCGCTCACTTCTTCCGCCAATCAGAGTCTCTCCACCCATCCTGGCCCCCAAGCTTTCTTCAGGCCTGAAAGTGGCTACGTTGCCTTTGCCCAGTAGGGCCGGGGGGCCCCAGGCAGCTATGCCAATCATTAACATGATCTTACCGACTGTTCCTGCTTTGCCTGGATCTGGACCCGGACCCGGACCCGGACCGGGACCTGGGCCTGGGCAAGCTCTGCCTGGGGCGCTCGCTCAGCCGCAGGGCCCAGAGAACAGGGAAGCAGGCATAGGTGGTGACCTGGGACCCCATGACAAGGGTGTCAAGAGGACAGCTGAAGTACCTGTGAGTGAGGCCATTGGGCAAGATCCACCTGCTAAAGCCGCAAAGCTGGATAGAGAGGATACAGGAAGCGATGCCAAAAGAAAACGGGGGCGCCCTCGAAAAAAATCAGGTGGAAGTAAGGAAAGGAACTCCCCCCCTGACAAATCAGCAGCTGCCATGGACTCGGCCCTGTCCCCGAGGTTACTACAGGAGACGTGGGCCTCTGGAGGGGAAAGCAACTCAACTGGAGGGTCAGGGAGGCCAGGGCCAGTGGGAGAGGCTGAGAAAGGAATGGCGCTTGCCCAGGGTCAGGAAGAGGGTGCTGTTgccagaggaggaaggggcccCAGCTCCCGGCATGCCAAAGAAGCGGAAGATAAAATTCCTCTGGCCACCTCAAAAGTGAGTGTCATCAAGGGCAGTAGAAGCCAAAAGGAAGCtcttcatttgttgaagggcgaGGTAGACACCAAAATGCAGGGCAATAACGACTTAAAGGGGCACAGGCTTCAAAATTCCTTATTCCACGAGGGGAAAGACCCCAAAGCAACACCCCCATGA
- the RFX5 gene encoding DNA-binding protein RFX5 isoform X1, whose protein sequence is MAEDEPDAKSPKTGGRAPSGSTEAGEPTTLLQRLRGTISKAVQNKVEGILQDVQKFSDNDKLYLYLQLPSGPSTGDKSSEPSTLSNEEYMYAYRWIRNHLEEHTDTCLPKQSVYDAYRKYCESLACCRPLSTANFGKIIREIFPDIKARRLGGRGQSKYCYSGIRRKTLVSMPPLPGLDLKSSDSPEMGPEVTPAPRDELVEAACALTCDWAERILKRSFSSIVEVARFLLQQHLISARSAHAHVLKAMGLTEDDEHAPRERSSKSKNGVESLEGGAPKKPERAAQPPRELEARVGAGTPARGERKKSVVESPAPAANNPQVNALVARLPLLLPRAPRSLLPPIRVSPPILAPKLSSGLKVATLPLPSRAGGPQAAMPIINMILPTVPALPGSGPGPGPGPGPGPGQALPGALAQPQGPENREAGIGGDLGPHDKGVKRTAEVPVSEAIGQDPPAKAAKLDREDTGSDAKRKRGRPRKKSGGSKERNSPPDKSAAAMDSALSPRLLQETWASGGESNSTGGSGRPGPVGEAEKGMALAQGQEEGAVARGGRGPSSRHAKEAEDKIPLATSKVSVIKGSRSQKEALHLLKGEVDTKMQGNNDLKGHRLQNSLFHEGKDPKATPP, encoded by the exons ATGGCAGAAGATGAACCCGATGCTAAGAGCCCCAAGACTGGGGGAAGGGCCCCCTCAGGTAGTACTGAGGCGGGAGAACCCACCACCCTTCTTCAGAGGCTCCGAGGTACCATTTC CAAGGCTGTGCAGAACAAAGTCGAGGGAATCCTG CAAGATGTACAGAAATTCTCAGACAACGACAAGCTGTATCTCTACCTTCAGCTCCCCTCAGGGCCTAGTACTGGAGACAAAAG CTCAGAGCCAAGTACACTCAGCAATGAGGAGTACATGTATGCCTACAGGTGGATCCGCAACCACCTAGAGGAGCATACTGACACCTGTTTGCCAAAGCAAAGTGTTTATGATGCCTATCG GAAGTACTGTGAGAGCCTCGCCTGTTGCCGCCCACTCAGCACAGCCAACTTTGGCAAAATCATCAGAGAGATCTTCCCTGACATCAAGGCCCGAAGGCTTGGTGGCCGGGGCCAGTCCAA ATATTGCTACAGTGGCATACGAAGGAAGACCTTGGTTTCAATGCCACCCTTGCCTGGACTTGACCTGAAGAGCTCTGACAGT CCAGAAATGGGCCCAGAAGTAACCCCAGCACCTCGGGATGAGCTGGTGGAGGCAGCCTGCGCTCTGACCTGTGACTGGGCAGAACGGATCCTGAAACGGTCCTTCAGTTCCATCGTTGAGGTTGCCCGCTTCCTGCTGCAGCAGCATCTCATCTCTGCCCGATCCGCGCATGCCCACGTGCTCAAGGCCATGGGGCTCACTG AAGACGATGAACATGCCCCTCGGGAGCGGTCATCTAAATCCAAGAATGGTGTGGAGAGCCTAGAAGGTGGAGCCCCTAAGAAACCAGAGAGAGCAGCCCAG CCCCCTAGGGAGCTGGAAGCCCGGGTTGGGGCCGGCACCCCTGCACGCGGTGAGCGGAAGAAGAGTGTAGTGGAgagcccagccccagcagccaATAACCCACAGGTTAATGCGCTGGTGGCCCggcttcctctgctccttccccggGCCCCTCGCTCACTTCTTCCGCCAATCAGAGTCTCTCCACCCATCCTGGCCCCCAAGCTTTCTTCAGGCCTGAAAGTGGCTACGTTGCCTTTGCCCAGTAGGGCCGGGGGGCCCCAGGCAGCTATGCCAATCATTAACATGATCTTACCGACTGTTCCTGCTTTGCCTGGATCTGGACCCGGACCCGGACCCGGACCGGGACCTGGGCCTGGGCAAGCTCTGCCTGGGGCGCTCGCTCAGCCGCAGGGCCCAGAGAACAGGGAAGCAGGCATAGGTGGTGACCTGGGACCCCATGACAAGGGTGTCAAGAGGACAGCTGAAGTACCTGTGAGTGAGGCCATTGGGCAAGATCCACCTGCTAAAGCCGCAAAGCTGGATAGAGAGGATACAGGAAGCGATGCCAAAAGAAAACGGGGGCGCCCTCGAAAAAAATCAGGTGGAAGTAAGGAAAGGAACTCCCCCCCTGACAAATCAGCAGCTGCCATGGACTCGGCCCTGTCCCCGAGGTTACTACAGGAGACGTGGGCCTCTGGAGGGGAAAGCAACTCAACTGGAGGGTCAGGGAGGCCAGGGCCAGTGGGAGAGGCTGAGAAAGGAATGGCGCTTGCCCAGGGTCAGGAAGAGGGTGCTGTTgccagaggaggaaggggcccCAGCTCCCGGCATGCCAAAGAAGCGGAAGATAAAATTCCTCTGGCCACCTCAAAAGTGAGTGTCATCAAGGGCAGTAGAAGCCAAAAGGAAGCtcttcatttgttgaagggcgaGGTAGACACCAAAATGCAGGGCAATAACGACTTAAAGGGGCACAGGCTTCAAAATTCCTTATTCCACGAGGGGAAAGACCCCAAAGCAACACCCCCATGA
- the SELENBP1 gene encoding methanethiol oxidase — protein MATKCGKCGPGYPTPLEAMKGPREEIVYLPCIYRNTGIEAPDYLATVDIDPKSPQYCQVIHRLPMPNLKDELHHSGWNTCSSCFGDSTKSRDKLMLPCLMSSRIYVVDVGSNPRAPKLHKVIEAEDIHAKCGLGYVHTSHCLASGEVMVSSLGDPKGNGKGGFVLLDGETFEVKGTWERPGGAAPMGYDFWYQPRHNVMISTEWAAPNVFRDGFNPADVEAGLYGSHIHVWDWQRHEIVQTLPLQDGLIPLEVRFLHNPDAAQGFVGCALSSTIQRFYKNQGGTWSVEKVIQVPPKKVKGWLLPEMPSLITDILLSLDDRFLYFSNWLHGDLRQYDISDPHRPRLTGQLFLGGSIVKGGPVQVLEDQELKCPPEPLVVKGKRVPGGPQMIQLSLDGKRLYVTTSLYSAWDKQFYPDLIREGSVMLQIDVDTVKGGLKLNPNFLVDFGKEPLGPALAHELRYPGGDCSSDIWL, from the exons ATGG CTACAAAATGCGGGAAGTGTGGACCCGGCTACCCTACCCCTCTGGAGGCCATGAAAG GACCCAGGGAGGAGATTGTCTACCTGCCCTGTATTTACCGAAACACTGGCATTGAGGCCCCGGATTATCTGGCCACTGTGGACATTGACCCCAAGTCTCCCCAGTATTGCCAG GTCATCCACCGGCTGCCCATGCCCAACCTGAAGGATGAGCTCCATCACTCGGGATGGAACACCTGCAGCAGCTGCTTCGGGGACAGCACCAAGTCACGAGACAAGCTGATGCTGCCCTGTCTCATGTCCTCCCGTATCTATGTGGTGGATGTGGGCTCCAATCCCCGGGCCCCGAAGCTACACAAG GTCATTGAGGCTGAGGACATCCATGCCAAGTGTGGCCTGGGCTACGTCCACACCAGCCACTGCCTGGCTAGTGGGGAGGTGATGGTCAGCTCCCTGGGAGACCCCAAAGGCAATGGCAAAG ggggtTTTGTGCTGCTGGATGGAGAGACATTTGAGGTGAAGGGGACGTGGGAACGGCCTGGGGGAGCCGCACCTATGGGCTATGACTTCTGGTACCAGCCTCGACACAATGTCATGATCAGCACTGAATGGGCGGCTCCCAATGTCTTTCGAGATGGCTTCAACCCCGCTGATGTAGAGGCAG ggctgtaTGGTAGCCACATACACGTGTGGGACTGGCAGCGCCATGAGATCGTGCAGACCCTGCCTTTGCAGGATGGGCTCATCCCCCTGGAGGTCCGCTTCCTGCACAACCCCGATGCAGCCCAGGGCTTCGTGGGCTGTGCCCTCAGCTCCACCATCCAGCGCTTCTACAAGAATCAG GGAGGTACTTGGTCTGTGGAGAAGGtgatccaggtgccccccaagaaaGTGAAAGGCTGGCTGCTGCCCGAAATGCCAA gcctgatCACGGACATCCTGCTGTCCCTGGATGACCGCTTCCTCTACTTCAGCAACTGGCTGCATGGGGACCTGCGACAGTATGACATCTCTGACCCACATAGGCCCCGCCTCACGGGACAG CTCTTCCTTGGGGGCAGCATCGTTAAGGGAGGGCCTGTGCAAGTGCTGGAGGACCAGGAGCTGAAATGCCCGCCAGAGCCGCTGGTAGTCAAG GGGAAACGGGTACCTGGAGGCCCCCAGATGATTCAGCTTAGCCTAGACGGGAAGCGTCTCTATGTCACCACGTCGCTGTACAGTGCCTGGGACAAACAGTTTTACCCCGATCTCATCAG GGAAGGCTCCGTGATGCTGCAGATCGATGTAGACACAGTAAAGGGAGGCCTGAAGTTGAACCCCAACTTCCTCGTGGACTTTGGGAAGGAGCCTCTAGGCCCAGCCCTGGCCCATGAGCTCCGCTACCCTGGGGGTGACTGCAGCTCTGACATTTGGCTCTGA